The Streptomyces sp. V3I7 genome segment ACATGGCCGCCCGCCTCGGTCAGCGCGGCGCTCAGCTTCTCGCGCTGCTGCGGCTCGGTGTCCGGGGTGCGCACGCGCGCGAAGCCGGCGGAGTTGGCCGCGATGAAGTCCCTGACGCTCATGTCGGCGAGCAGCTGCCCGCGCCCGATGACGATGAGGTGGTCCGCGGTCAGCGCCATCTCGCTCATCAGGTGGCTCGACACGAACACGGTCCGGCCCTCGGCCGCGAGCGCCTTCATCAGGTTCCGCACCCAGAGGATGCCCTCGGGGTCGAGACCGTTGACCGGCTCGTCGAACAGCAGCACCCGGGGGTCGCCGAGGAGGGCCGCGGCGATGCCGAGGCGCTGTCCCATGCCGAGCGAGAAGCCCTTGGAGCGCTTGCGGGCCACGTCCTGGAGGCCGACGACGCCGAGCACCTCGTCCACGCGCCGGGCCGGGATGCCCGACAGCTGGGCCAGGGACAGCAGATGGCTGCGGGCGCTGCGGCCGCCGTGCACGGCCTTGGCGTCGAGCAGCGCGCCGACCTGGCGCGGGGCGTTCGGCAGCCTGCGGTAGGGATAGCCGCCGATCGTCACCGTGCCGGACGTGGGGTTGTCCAGACCGAGGATCATCCGCATGGTCGTCGACTTGCCCGAGCCGTTGGGGCCGAGGAAGCCGGTGACTGCGCCCGGCCGTACGTGGAAGGAAAGATTCTGCACGGCGGTCTTGTCGCCGTACTGCTTGGTAAGGCCGACAGCCTCGATCATGCTCCGCACCCATCGCAAGGTTCAGGACGGCGGGGCCCACGCCCCCGTAAGCGTAGAGTAGACAACTGTTCGGCCATGGCGGTGCAAGAGATCCTTTTAGCTCGATCGTGTGATGAGCGGCTCGTGGGCTTGCAACGCCCTGGGCCA includes the following:
- a CDS encoding ABC transporter ATP-binding protein → MIEAVGLTKQYGDKTAVQNLSFHVRPGAVTGFLGPNGSGKSTTMRMILGLDNPTSGTVTIGGYPYRRLPNAPRQVGALLDAKAVHGGRSARSHLLSLAQLSGIPARRVDEVLGVVGLQDVARKRSKGFSLGMGQRLGIAAALLGDPRVLLFDEPVNGLDPEGILWVRNLMKALAAEGRTVFVSSHLMSEMALTADHLIVIGRGQLLADMSVRDFIAANSAGFARVRTPDTEPQQREKLSAALTEAGGHVMPEQDGALRVTGLPLPRISDLAHEADVRLWELSPHQASLEEAYMRMTQGAVDYRSTIDQKAALQQPVPPGAQPPMPVPGQGQPGWYAPPPPHPGAPAPSPYGTPSAPGTGQPNPYAHPAPHAAPPAAEQAPPPAAPAPAPAPSDLTKPEDVR